Proteins from a genomic interval of Zingiber officinale cultivar Zhangliang chromosome 1B, Zo_v1.1, whole genome shotgun sequence:
- the LOC122051620 gene encoding auxin-responsive protein IAA27-like isoform X1: MSLRVEQDYIGSSEREFSVGGAEEGALNLRATELRLGQPGSESHHRDDKVGLTLDLLPKSFASGAKRGFFDAIDNAGKWEWGLAVGEGGSEVDLVKGGCLLSTSGQASEQGNVGKVAAHCGGSIGRDRSVAPAAKFFITLLLQNTFTGICYVIQ; this comes from the exons ATGTCGCTGCGTGTGGAGCAAGACTACATAGGCTCCTCGGAGCGGGAGTTTTCCGTTGGAGGCGCCGAGGAAGGGGCTCTCAACCTCAGGGCGACGGAGCTCAGGTTGGGGCAGCCTGGGTCAGAGTCGCACCACCGGGACGACAAGGTCGGGCTAACCCTAGATCTTCTCCCCAAGAGCTTCGCCTCCGGCGCCAAGAGGGGGTTCTTCGACGCCATCGATAATGCCGGGAAGTGGGAGTGGGGCCTTGCGGTCGGCGAGGGCGGGTCTGAGGTGGACTTGGTGAAAGGCGGCTGCTTGTTATCAACCTCGGGCCAGGCCTCAGAACAAGGGAATGTAGGGAAGGTGGCAGCTCACTGCGGCGGTTCCATTGGGAGAGATCGCTCGGTGGCTCCGGCGGCGAA gtTCTTCATAACATTACTGTTGCAGAATACTTTTACTGGAATATGCTACGTGATTCAATAA
- the LOC122051612 gene encoding zinc finger CCCH domain-containing protein 25-like: MNPLTLVKRTQKINLTEAALGISDGASWHAKYKDSAYIFIGGISFDLTEGDLLAVFAQYGEVVDVNLVRDKATGKSKGFAFLAYEDQRSTILAVDNLNGAKILGRIVRVDHVSNYKKKEEEEEDAEERQKKREARGVCRAFQRGECKWGDACKFSHDEQRCANTGWGAKDREPRWNHDKYDEPPKSQKKVSQRTSDHNDYHHKAKDGDDEDIHHRKSKRDHYSERWRLKGDHEEKRHRHERERSTRHRSREDEESQRRTRT, from the exons atgaacCCATTGACGCTGGTGAAGCGTACTCAGAAGATTAATTTGACTGAGGCGGCGCTAGGTATTTCGGATGGGGCCTCTTGGCACGCTAAGTACAAGGACTCTGCCTACATCTTTATTGGTGGCATTTCCTTCGACCTCACGGAAGGCGACCTTCTTGCAGTCTTTGCACA GTATGGAGAGGTTGTTGATGTTAATCTTGTGAGAGACAAGGCTACTGGTAAGTCGAAAGGTTTTGCCTTCCTTGCATACGAAGATCAAAGGAGTACTATCCTGGCTGTAG ATAATTTAAATGGGGCTAAGATCCTTGGTCGAATTGTGAGAGTTGATCATGTTAGTAATTataagaaaaaggaagaagaagaagaagatgcggAGGAGCGGCAAAAGAAGAGAGAGGCACGAGGTGTATGTCGTGCCTTTCAAAGAGGTGAATGCAAGTGGGGTGATGCATGCAAATTTTCTCATGATGAACAG AGATGTGCAAACACAGGCTGGGGAGCCAAGGACCGCGAGCCAAGATGGAATCATGACAAATATGATGAGCCTCCTAAGAGTCAAAAAAAAGTTTCACAACGGACGTCAGATCATAACGATTATCATCACAAGGCAAAGGACGGCGATGACGAGGACATACATCACAGGAAGTCAAAGAGGGACCACTACTCAGAGAGGTGGAGATTGAAAGGAGATCATGAGGAGAAGCGTCATAGGCACGAGAGAGAACGCTCCACCCGCCACCGGAGTAGGGAAGATGAAGAATCTCAAAGGAGAACTCGCACATAG
- the LOC122051620 gene encoding auxin-responsive protein IAA27-like isoform X2 → MSLRVEQDYIGSSEREFSVGGAEEGALNLRATELRLGQPGSESHHRDDKVGLTLDLLPKSFASGAKRGFFDAIDNAGKWEWGLAVGEGGSEVDLVKGGCLLSTSGQASEQGNVGKVAAHCGGSIGRDRSVAPAAKSMALLLEEMGFGPG, encoded by the exons ATGTCGCTGCGTGTGGAGCAAGACTACATAGGCTCCTCGGAGCGGGAGTTTTCCGTTGGAGGCGCCGAGGAAGGGGCTCTCAACCTCAGGGCGACGGAGCTCAGGTTGGGGCAGCCTGGGTCAGAGTCGCACCACCGGGACGACAAGGTCGGGCTAACCCTAGATCTTCTCCCCAAGAGCTTCGCCTCCGGCGCCAAGAGGGGGTTCTTCGACGCCATCGATAATGCCGGGAAGTGGGAGTGGGGCCTTGCGGTCGGCGAGGGCGGGTCTGAGGTGGACTTGGTGAAAGGCGGCTGCTTGTTATCAACCTCGGGCCAGGCCTCAGAACAAGGGAATGTAGGGAAGGTGGCAGCTCACTGCGGCGGTTCCATTGGGAGAGATCGCTCGGTGGCTCCGGCGGCGAA GAGCATGGCGCTACTCCTGGAAGAGATGGGTTTCGGACCTGGATAA